The region agtgcaggggacctgcagctcttatcttcaggttcccagaggctgtatacaatttcctcctgggccagggcctcgtggtgagctctctctcccattgggtttgggagcagtgagctgcgggcggggatcagcgaggttgggaatCACACTAAAAACCATACGTGTCAGGTCCCAGagtaattttgcctttgtgtgtcctgagaccaccagtcaggttgcttggagcagaaaagttggtcttacctgtggtcctgcagctgtaacatgtattttttattaatgatGCTTCAGCATTTCTTCTATATTTCAAAACATATTGCTGAAGTTTAAATTTGAGTACTTTACTTTGGATAGTGTAGATTATAGGGGTGACTGGTAACATACTTTGCTTTCCTGATCTAAAGAAGCAGAAACTGTCACAGTCAATGGACAAACAGAATATGATATCATTGCTATGTGTGCTATTTGGAATGGAAATGACTGTCATAGACCCATAAAGAATGGaattattaggaggtgtagccttgtagAGTTaggtgtgacttttttttttgaaaaggtgtgtcactaggggttgggctttgaggtctcagatgctcaagccattCCCATTGTGTTACTCTTTTCCTGATataaactctctttttttttttttccggagctggggaccgaacccaggaccttgcgcttcctaggcgagcgctctaccactgagccaaatccccaaccccagatataAACTCTCTGATCTTTCTCtgtcaccatgtctgcttgcatgtcACCATGAGAGCAATGGACTAAAATAGACTCTGAAATTGTAAGgatctcaattaaatgttttcttttataagaacaaCCATGGCTCTGTTGtttctttatagcaatagaaccCCTAAGATACCATATACTAGAAAATTATAAAACCTTAATAAAGGATGGTATTTTGACAGTATTTTCTGGGGACTAATTTCTTTCCAAGTGGTCCACTTTCAATACTGGTACAGAGGAACTCCTTGCAATATGGTGATGGTAAGCAAAATCCAACATGGTGATAAGTAAGGCAAATTCCTAAACAGAGCTATTGAAGTGAGGGGTATGGTGGTTGAGGACATGAATTAGAGGATTATTGTTTAAGAAATCCAGAGtttctctaaagaaaaagaaatcattccaGAGATCTACTTGGTGATACTTGAACAGCATTGCTATTGTCCCTAAGGTCACTGAgatgtacatatatgtagtaAAAGTGGGAACTTTCAGGTGTTTCAGCTGATATATGTGTTTCCCAGTGAAAAGattgacattttatatttcttacaaATAGGTTCTCCATTTAAATTGAAgtaaagaaaggacagacagtaTCAGTAGACTCAGAGAGCAAGAAAATTCACCTTGTTTGTTAGCTTTTTGTCTTGAATTTTGTCTTATTTGAGAATCAGCTTCCCCCCAAAGATTCCTATGAAAGTCACACATGTTATACCTTGAGTGTAGGAAAAAGTCATTCCAATGTTTGTGTTCTCATAGAATCTCATTCTAGCTGTAGATTAAACAGTAAATGTGGTACCAGTTTatgaagaaaaccattttttCCTTGAGCCAGTCATCATGCAAAATGTCACGTATGAAGTGATTGACTAACTGTCTGGCCCACAGTCACCCTTTCAGGACAAGCAGGATAAGATCTAGTTAGAGCCTAGAGTTTGAAATCTTGAGGCTTGGAGGCAGTAAGTCTTCAGCCTGAAGGCCAATCATATCACTGCACAGCAAAGCAGAAGAGGGCCAAGGTTGAAGGGTGGGACTAACTAGCCAGAAACTTGGGATTTAAAACTTGAATAAAGTGTTGTTGGTCCGGATCCTGGGAATTCAGTAACCTTTGGAAAGCTGTGCAGTACACCAGGGCAGCTGCAGTCACCACAGGTGAGGTCGTGCATCCACAAAGGCAGAAAAGTAAGTGTCCATGGGAGAGAGCCTTGAGAAACTCCATGGATACTCAATCAGTGACCCAGtaatgagaatatttttttaacttcagtAACCCTGCCATGTGAAGGTAGAGAATGGTGGGGAAGCTATAGAGTAAGGAAACCCAACATCTCTTATGTTTAGATTCACATAGGTTCCCATTACACTGAAAATCTGATTCTGTCTGGAGAGAGTGACATCTGGTACCATATAAAGCAGGAACATAGTCATCTTATCCTGAGCCTACAGAGATAATTTTCTTGCATATCACCACTGGATAAAAAGCTGCTTTACATGGTTGGCATGAAAAGATGTAGTAGCAGGTAGTGTGTCTCTAGGCAAGAACTATAGAGGGTGTGGCTTAGCAGATCCAGCATATCTTAATCTGGAATCCCAGCAGTGGCTTTCTCCAGTACCTCCTCTTCAGTGGTGGCTCTGTCTGGCAATgatttttctgtgtaactctTTCCTCACTGAGGTAATGTATGTTATTCCAAAGACCTAAGGGTGGGCAATGTTCAAACAAGCCAACCTATTGATGTATGTCAGGCAGGAATATGATGTTGTGTGGCCCCAATTCATGAGGAAACCTTGTGCTATGTAAGAGAAGCTTTTCTGTATAAAAATCCTGTTACCTATGTCATAAGTCCATAGATGCATAAATTTTGAACTTTCTTATCTTGATAAGTTTCTAGTAGAGATGCAGTTTGCATTCCTAGAATTGTTGTCATGTgctgcatatctatctatctatctatctatctatctatctatctatctatctatctatcatctatctaatttcctatctatctattatctatctatctatctatctatctatctatctatctatctatctatctatctatctatctatctatcatctatcatctgtctgtctatctacctacctatcatctatttatttatttatatatttatctctcATATATTATGTCTGGATGGAAgtttctcctttctctaattaTTCCAGGTGTTGTGCTTCTTTATGGAAAAACTAAATGTTATTCACTGAGCCTTCATTCCAAATATATATCTAGCCATTTCCAAAATCTTTGGATAAATATTTGGGAGAAtggttaaaataattttatctaccatgaatgtttttgtttctcaggAAGGAGTAAGAAGTCATTTAAAAGTGTTGGTGTAATCACGCCttcatttctcttccctctttgcaTACTTGAGATATGACTCCTGTTGTCTTTCTGGCCATCCTGTGCTTGAGACTGATCTCATCTTCACCAGCACCTGATCCCGTTTTGGATGCTGAATggcagaaatggaaaataaaatatgaaaaaacataCAGCCTGGTTAGTAATTTTGGAACTGTCCAGAGGGAACACAGAGAGCTTGCTGATGGGGGTTATGGGCATAATAGGGTCATAGAAACTGCACTTTTCTGAAGAATTACATAAACTCAGGTGAGCTTAGGGTGGTTAGGATCTCTGTTCCTAGACATGTCGTAAATAGTTTGCTTCAGTGTCCtgagatctttctctctctctctctctctctctctctctctctctctctctctctctctctctctctctctctccctctcttctttactTAATGCAGCAAGTACTTGGTAAGCTTCTACAATGGTTaaaacctattatttttatttccaggaggaagaagaacagaagagagcagtatgggaagaaaatatgaaaaaagatcAAACTGCACAATGGGGAGAATGGCCTAAGGGAAGCATGGTTTCACCATGGAAATGAATGCCTTTGGTGACATGGTGACTGTGAcatatatagtattttttttcttcaattcatTGGTTTTTTTGCTTTCAATAATTCATGTATTTTTCCTTAAAGACAATTGAAGAATTCAGGAAATTAATGATTGAAATCCCAATCCCAACTGTCAAGAAAGAGAACAGTATACAGAAACGTCAGGCTGTTAACGTGCCCAACTTTATAAACTGGAGGAAGAGAGGCTATGTTACCCCTGTGCGGAGACAGGTATTACTGTGTCACATGCCCACCTTCCTCAGCcacaggaaattgggaaggggcaTGTCTGCGTGGACTGAgcaatttttatgaaaaattttattcttcttgtgCTCTTCAACAAGGCTTATCAATCATTTCCAGCCACCATTACCTTAGCATTAcatctccctctcctgtcccccatCACATCTTTAGACTTCATGTCATCTTTCATTGCTATCTATAACCTGCCCTTATGCACATGTATATCGATGAGCACTTTGGCATGAGCAAACCACCAGCaggcaagtctctgaagaagactGACCTTTCCTTGACAGACTTCCCTCAGCTGCCAGTTGTTCATTTTCTGATATAGTATTCAGCTGTTTGATTTGGAGTTGCCATTTGTTTTTGAATGATTGCCTCTTGTTCTCCACTTAGGGAAGATGTAATGTTTGTTGGGCTTTTTCTGTGGCTGGTGCCATAGAAGGACAGATGTTCCGGAAAACAGGTCAACTGATCCCTCTGAGTGTACAGAACCTGGTGGACTGCTCTAGACCTCAAGGCAACCTGGGCTGTTCTTTAGGCAATACATACTTTGCATTGCAGTatgtgaaggaaaatggaggtcTGGAATCTGAGGCAACCTATCCATATGAAGGAAAGGTAGGTGGATTTTTATGCTATTGTCATGTCATTGCAGTATTGTCTTTGCAGTCGTGCCAATTGATATGGTTGCCATGTAGCTGATTCTACTTCTACACACACGGAGAGCATGTAAGtccttatataaaatattcatttcttcacTGTGAAAATTTCTTATTGACAGTGAGACTGAAATGGGTGTCATTGATAACATGACTTTCGGTTCCAAATCTCCCAGTAGCCTTTATTTCCTGGCATGATTATGAAAGCCTAGCTGTGGGGAGGCTCAGCTGCAAGGACCAGAATGTGGTCCTGACTCTTGTTCCACAGGGGCCCAGAGAGAAGTAACCTGGTCTTTTAACTCTTTATGTGTTCAAGGAAGGATCCTGCAGGTACCATCCAGATAATTCTACTGCTAGTATCACAGACTTTGAGTTTGTCCCAAAGAATGAGCATGCATTAATGAATGCTGTGGCGACGCTAGGGCCCATTTCTGTTGCGATTGATGCAAGGCATGAATCTTTCCTGTTCTATAGAAATGGTAAGCATATGCCCTTTTGGATATTAGTTGAAAAATCTGTGATGTTTCATGGCATTTATGTTCAACagatcatttttcaaaatataaaatgtgatgTATTTATGTGGGTTTGCATATTTTATAGGTATCCATTCAATAATCTTGCATATCATCTGTACTTGATATGACCTCCCCCTGGCATGTCAGCAATGCATAATCCATAAAATTTACTGTTTAACTTAATTTCCCATTATGTGGTATGGTTTTATGATTTTAGTGAAATGGCATTTCTTGAATAACTTAATGAGAGTCTTTAATTAAATAAGTTATGGTCAGGGCTGCTTGCTTGCAAAGGGGTTCTAtcagtaaaaacataaaatgtgaaTGAATCATCATCTATGCACATTCATGATCACTTAGATATCTCTGGATTCTAATGAGGACCACTAGATGATAATGATTCTGTATCAGGATTCCTGTCAATGACTGATCGCATGGTTAGTGGAGTGTCTGTCACTTCAGTGAAATCAGAAATAGCTCACTTATTGTTGTTTACCATTGTCCTTATCATGTTCCTGGGTCTCACTGatttatgcattttatatttcagGTATATATCATGAGCCAAACTGCAGTAGTTCTGTTGTCACACATGCTATGTTACTGGTTGGCTATGGCTTTATAGGAGAAGAATCAGATGGCAGGAAGTACTGGATTCTTAAGAACAGGTATAAACTgccaaaattatttatatttgtagttAGAAGGAGATACTTTTTCCATTTCTATTGAGAGTTTTCAGAAGTCCTAGAAATTATTGTTCCACTTAAATTaaacaaaacttttttcttttactttattttctcttatgtatgtgagtggtatgtgtgcatatggacTGATTTGactgtgtgcttgcgtgtgtatacatgtatctaCATGTTTGTGGACACTTGTCTAGGTGCTTGCTTATATAGAGACAATAAATTCACACCAGTTGTCTTCTCTAGTTGTCCTCCACTAATCAGTAGAGGCAGGGAATTCTGCTGATCCTAGAGGTCACTCAGCCAATTGTGTCTACCCTTTGTATCCCAGTTATGTCCGGCCTCTGGGAATTTAGACAGTTAAGGCTACCTGGCACTTCACaaagttttattacttttatttatatgtatgtttatatgaatGGATGCTTTACATTGGCAAATGCCCTCAGAGGCCTAAAAATGGTACATTACCTGAAACTCCAGTAAGAGGGGGTATGATCTGAATGACATTGGTGCTGGGTGGGAGCCCTTGTCTTCACACTCttaggcactgagccatctccagcccccatcttgGTTCTCAATGGGAGCCTGGATTTGAATTTCAGTCTTTCCTGTTGCATGGCAGAGTGTGACCATCTTTGTATCTCAACAGCTTTAACAACCAGTTCACACAACCAGCTCACACTGCAAGATCACAGTGTTCATACACTGGTTTCCTTGGGTGCTAATATCATGCCTGTGCCATTGATTTTCTAAAATATGACAATCGTTATTTCTAAGCCACCTATGATAGTTGTCTTATCATTTCCTTGCTGCTATTTTCACAGTCATGTTTGAGATAATTCTTGGTTACGATGAGTTCAACTTCTGCTTTTTCTCATTGCTTTCTATTAAGTTGGCATCTGGCTCAATGTTCAAATGAGGAGTTAATGTAATAATCCACTGCAGTTAGTAAGTGGAAAACATGATTTCTTTCAGCATGGGAAATAAATGGGGCAACAGAGGCTATATGAAGATTGCCAAAGACCAGGGTAACCACTGTGGAATTGCTACATATGCCCTTTATCCCAGAGTGTGAATCGCctgacaaggaaggaaagaacagaagacaACATGTAGAGAAGAGGCACTTCCATTTCAAAACAGCTGGCCATTCCTGTGTATATAAGACACTGCTGTCATTGAAAAGCCAGTTGTGATGTGAATGTTGTGATATATTTACTATTGTAAGACATGACCACTACTGTAACTGATGCCATACAttggtttgtatttgttttctataacagtgttatttttatttttcgtgtaagaaattaaatctttaaaaataaagctttctttaAATGTTGCTCAGCCAATTGTGTTTCCTCTATTAAGAATTCTCAGTTTTAgatctgtaacccatttttttttacctttgattttttcttgtatttaatttcttgagttctttatatattttgggtatcagtcctctatcagatgtggagttgataAAAATCGTTTCCCATTCTGGTGGAGTTGAGCCTGTCATCCAGTTTGGGTATCAGGGGAAGGCAGTGAAGAGTAGCATTGGTGAACAGGGACAAAACCTGATGACTTTTGGTGATTAACTCTCTTTAACTCTTTGCTATTCTGTGGTAAAATGCTCCTGGCTCTGGCAATTAACTCTTGTGTACAGCATTAGGAAATTAAGGAGGAAAGTTTAGTTGctttggtcaggaaattttccctagtgcccatttgtttgagattcttccccaccttttcttctattagtttgagtgtatctggtttgatgtggaggtccttgatccacttggacttaagctttgtactggaTGATAGGAgttgattgatttgcattcttctacattttgagtcccagttgaaccagcaccatttgttgaaaatgctatcttttctccattggatgcttttagctcttttgtcaaagatcaagtgaccaaaagtgtgtagtttcatttctgggtcttcaattctattccactgatctacctgcctgtctctgtaccaataccatacagttttttttttatcactattgctctgtaatactggttGAAGTCCATGATGGTGATTCccatagaagttcttttattgttgaggattgtttttgcCGACCTGGATTTTTTgtcattcaaaatgaatttgcaaattgctctttctatctcaatgaagaattgaattggaattttgatggggattgcattgaatctgtagattgcttttggcaaaaatggccttttttgctatattaatgctgccaatccaagagcacgggaggtctttccatcttctgagatcttcaatttctttcttcagagacttgaagttcttgtcatacagatttttcactttcttggttaaagtcacactgaggtatttaatattatttgggactattttgaagggtgtcattttcctaacttctttctcagcctgtttatctcttgagtagagaaaggttactgatttgtctgagtttatattatacccagccactttgctgaatttgtttatcaggcttagtagttctctggtggaacttttggggtcactaaagtatattatcatatcatctgcaaatagtgatattttgcctacttcctttccaatttgtatccctttcccttccttttgttttctgattgctctggtgaggacttcgagtattatattgaataagtagggagagagtgggcagccttgtctagtccctgactttagtgggattgcttcaagtttctctccatttagtttgatgttagctactggtttgctgtatattgcttttactatgtttaggtatgggccttgacttcctgatctttccaggacttttatcatgaaggggtattgaattttgtcaaataatttctcagcatctattaaaatgatcatgtggtattttctttgagtttgtttatatagtggattacattgatgaatttctgtatattgatccATCActgtatctctgggatgaagcctacttaatcatgatggatgattgttttggtttgttcttggatttggtttgcaagaatattattgagtatttttgcatcgatattgctaaaagaaattggtttgaagttctttttctttgttaggtctttgtgtggtttaggtacaagtgtAATTgcggcttcacagaaggaatttggtagtgttctatctgtttgtattttgtggaatagtttggacagtattggtatgaggttttctatgaagatcTTATAGAATTTTGCActtaacccatctggtcctgggctcttttggttggggatttttttcttttgtaatttaaattggattggtcttttttttttttatctttattaacttgagtatttcttatttacatttcgattgttattcccttcctggtctctggGCCAACaactccctaacccctccccttgtCCTTCTATatggtcttcccctccccatcctcccccattaccaccctccccccaacaaacacgttcactgggggttcagtcttggcaggaccaagggcttccccttccactggtgctcttactaggctattcattgctacctatgaggttggagcccagggtcagtccctgtatagtctttgggtagtggcttagtccttggaagctcaggttggttggcattgttgttcatatggggtctcgaggcccttcaagctcttccagtcctttctctgattccttcaacgggggtcccatactcagttcagtggtttgctgctggcattcgcctatgtatttgctgtattttggctgtgtctctcaggagagatctacatctggttcctgtcagcctgcacttctttgcttcatccatcttttttttttttaattaacttgagtatttcctatatacatttcaagtgttattccatttcccggtttccaggcaaacatccccctccccctccccttctttatgggtgttccccccccccccctccccccttgccgccccccccaacagtctagttcactggggattcagtcttagcaggacccagggcttccccttccactggtgctcttactaggatattcattgctacctatgaggtcagagtccagggtcagtccatgtatagtctttaggtagtggcttagtccctggaagctctggttgtttggcattgttgtacatgtggggtctcaagccccttcaagctcttccagttctttctctgattccttcaatgggggtcctattctcaattcagtggtttgctgctggcatacgcctctgtgtttgctgtattctggctgtgtctctcgggagagatctacatccggctcctgtcggcctgcacttctttgcttcatccatcttgtctaattggatggctgtatatgcatgggccacatgtggggcaggatctgaatgggtgttccttctgtgtctgttttaatctttgcctctctataacctgccaagggtattcttgttccccttttaaagaaggagtgaagcattcacattttgatcatccgtcttgagtttcatttgttctaggcatctcgggtaattcaagcattttgactaatagccacttatcaatgagtgcataccatgtgtgtttttctgtgattgggttacctcactcaggatgatattttccagttccgaccatttgcctatgaatttcataaagtcattgttcttgatagctgagtaatattccattgtgtagatgtaccacattttctgtatccattcctctgttgaagggcatctgggttctttccagcttctggctattataaataaggctgcatgaacatagtggagcacgtgtctttttttttatgttggggcatcttttgggtatatgcccaagagaggtatagctgatcctcaggcagttcaatgtccaattttctgaggaacctccagactgatttccagaatggttgtaccagtctgcaatcccaccaacaatggaggagtgttcctctttttccgatcctcgccagcatctgctgtcacctgagtttttgatcttagccattctcactggtgtgaggtgaaatctcaggattgttttgatttgcatttcccttatgactaaagatgttgaacatttctttaggtgtttctcggccattcgggattcctcagctgtgaattctttgtttagctctgaaccccattttttaatagggttatttgtctccctgcggtctaacttcttgagttctttgtatattttggatataaggcctctatctgttgtaggattggtaaagatcctttcccaatctgttggttttcgttttgtcctaaccacagtgtcctttgccttacagaagctttgcagttttgtgagatcccatttgtcgattcttgattttagagcataagccattggtgttttgttcaggaaattttctccagtgcccacgtgttcgagattcttccccactttttcttctttagtttgagtgtatctggtttgatgtggaggtccttgatccacttggacttaagctttgtacagggtggtaagcatggatcgatctgtcttcttctacttgctgaccttctgttgaaccagcaccattgctga is a window of Rattus rattus isolate New Zealand chromosome 14, Rrattus_CSIRO_v1, whole genome shotgun sequence DNA encoding:
- the LOC116883534 gene encoding LOW QUALITY PROTEIN: cathepsin M-like (The sequence of the model RefSeq protein was modified relative to this genomic sequence to represent the inferred CDS: deleted 2 bases in 2 codons), encoding MTPVVFLAILCLRLISSSPAPDPVLDAEWQKWKIKYEKTYSLEEEEQKRAVWEENMKKIKLHNGENGLGKHGFTMEMNAFGDMTIEEFRKLMIEIPIPTVKKENSIQKRQAVNVPNFINWRKRGYVTPVRRQGRCNVCWAFSVAGAIEGQMFRKTGQLIPLSVQNLVDCSRPQGNLGCSLGNTYFALQYVKENGGLESEATYPYEGKEGSCRYHPDNSTASITDFEFVPKNEHALMNAVATLGPISVAIDARHESFLFYRNGIYHEPNCSSSVVTHAMLLVGYGFIGEESDGRKYWILKNSMGNKWGNRGYMKIAKDQGNHCGIATYALYPRV